One segment of Clostridium botulinum DNA contains the following:
- a CDS encoding flagellar protein FlaG produces MNINHLGQVNMINNDIESTTSEFKNMNNNIQIKQVEKSDSLDNDYSKEELDKSLKKLNKFLEDDKAHAEYSVHEDLGSIMIKIVDDKTKEVILEVPPKKILDMVASMCKQFGLLDKKA; encoded by the coding sequence ATGAATATTAATCATTTAGGACAAGTTAATATGATTAATAATGATATTGAAAGTACTACATCAGAATTTAAAAATATGAATAATAATATTCAGATAAAACAAGTAGAAAAATCAGATTCTTTAGATAATGATTATAGTAAAGAGGAATTAGATAAATCACTTAAAAAATTAAATAAATTTTTAGAAGATGATAAGGCACATGCAGAATATTCTGTACATGAAGATTTAGGATCTATAATGATAAAAATAGTAGATGATAAAACAAAAGAAGTGATACTAGAAGTTCCTCCAAAAAAAATATTAGATATGGTTGCAAGTATGTGCAAACAATTTGGATTATTAGATAAGAAAGCTTAA
- the csrA gene encoding carbon storage regulator CsrA, which translates to MLIITRKKDESLMIGDNIEITVLKLEDGSVKLGINAPRETTILRKELYEAVKQENKKAMNIDMNLLKGLKK; encoded by the coding sequence ATGTTAATTATTACAAGAAAAAAAGATGAATCATTAATGATTGGTGATAATATTGAAATCACAGTTTTAAAGCTAGAAGATGGAAGTGTTAAACTTGGAATAAATGCTCCTAGAGAAACAACTATATTAAGAAAAGAATTATATGAAGCAGTTAAGCAAGAGAATAAAAAAGCCATGAATATAGATATGAATTTATTAAAAGGACTAAAAAAATAA
- the fliS gene encoding flagellar export chaperone FliS, producing MYSNGYTAYKTNSVNYASKDQLLLMLVDGAVKFAKIARQAIANKDIKKAHENIIKAEDIFTELRASIDTSVGEWAQNMFNVYGFINEKLFEANIKKSVEVMNEVIPLIEEVRDIWHEAEKRAKRA from the coding sequence ATGTATTCTAATGGATATACTGCTTATAAAACAAATAGTGTTAATTATGCATCAAAAGATCAATTATTATTGATGTTGGTTGATGGAGCAGTTAAGTTTGCTAAAATAGCTAGACAAGCTATAGCTAATAAAGATATAAAAAAGGCGCATGAAAATATAATTAAAGCTGAAGATATATTTACTGAGCTTAGAGCATCAATTGATACAAGTGTTGGGGAATGGGCACAAAATATGTTTAATGTCTATGGATTTATAAATGAAAAATTATTTGAGGCAAATATTAAAAAAAGTGTAGAAGTTATGAATGAAGTTATACCACTTATTGAGGAAGTAAGAGATATATGGCATGAAGCAGAAAAAAGAGCAAAAAGAGCATAA
- the fliW gene encoding flagellar assembly protein FliW, whose amino-acid sequence MIFVSKVHGNIEYEEKDKITFKKGILGFENLKEYALVDLKECEPFKLLQSLEDDEAGLIVVCPFEFFKEYEIKLSDEDTTRLDVKNQSDVVLLTTVTLDSDPKKITTNLKAPIIINISNNLGEQIILDKSDYKIKHLLIEE is encoded by the coding sequence ATGATATTTGTTTCAAAAGTACACGGAAATATAGAATATGAAGAAAAAGATAAAATTACTTTTAAAAAAGGAATTTTAGGTTTTGAAAATTTAAAAGAATATGCTTTAGTTGACTTAAAAGAATGTGAACCTTTTAAACTACTTCAATCTTTAGAAGATGATGAAGCTGGTCTTATTGTAGTTTGTCCTTTTGAGTTTTTTAAAGAGTATGAAATTAAGCTGAGTGATGAAGATACTACGAGATTAGATGTAAAAAATCAAAGTGATGTAGTTTTATTAACTACTGTGACATTAGATTCAGATCCTAAAAAAATAACTACTAATTTGAAAGCACCAATAATCATAAATATTTCTAATAATTTAGGGGAACAAATAATACTAGATAAATCAGATTATAAAATAAAACATCTTTTAATAGAGGAGTGA
- the flgL gene encoding flagellar hook-associated protein FlgL, which yields MRITTSMLSSNYKSNMTTNLNHIQKLQNQLSSGKEISRPSDNPYKVSRTMQMYTEIGANKQYNENIKDISNWLDTTDTSLNQMENVFARVRELLVTAGNGAYGPDEKKAIQDEIKERVNEMGQILNTNFDGVYIFGGTKSTSKPIMVNSNGELCYADKDGNAVSKTATGVKIDLTNPITDGGTKSIKGMEKDGNNVKMTITDTNTTPPSETPITIDLSTIGSGTPPETAESLFKVALNGQGFADSDIGRLAGMVPSFDSLDQIGSELNVEVSQGVLINYNKNAVDLLEGNGTNIMSTLNKIITNLGTGGDQSVITGECIGEVDDIIKNLLQHRAEVGAMQNRMESAQDKNESENLDMTDILSKTEDIDFTEKMIQYSIMQTVYMAALQTSAKILPATILDYL from the coding sequence ATGAGAATAACTACAAGTATGTTGTCTTCAAATTATAAAAGTAACATGACAACTAATTTAAATCATATACAAAAACTACAAAATCAATTATCATCAGGCAAAGAGATAAGTAGACCGTCGGACAATCCATATAAAGTTTCAAGAACTATGCAAATGTATACTGAAATTGGTGCTAATAAGCAGTATAATGAAAATATTAAAGATATCTCAAATTGGTTAGATACAACTGATACTTCATTAAATCAAATGGAAAATGTGTTCGCAAGAGTAAGAGAACTTTTGGTTACAGCTGGTAATGGTGCATATGGCCCTGATGAAAAAAAAGCCATACAAGATGAAATTAAAGAAAGAGTTAATGAGATGGGTCAAATATTAAATACTAACTTTGATGGAGTATATATATTTGGAGGAACGAAGAGCACATCTAAACCTATAATGGTAAATTCAAACGGTGAATTATGCTATGCAGATAAGGATGGAAATGCTGTAAGTAAAACTGCAACAGGAGTTAAGATAGATTTAACAAATCCAATTACTGATGGTGGTACAAAAAGTATAAAGGGTATGGAGAAGGATGGCAATAATGTAAAAATGACAATTACAGATACGAATACTACACCTCCTTCTGAAACACCAATAACAATTGATTTAAGCACCATAGGATCTGGAACCCCACCTGAAACAGCAGAATCTTTATTTAAAGTAGCACTAAATGGTCAAGGTTTTGCTGATAGTGATATAGGAAGATTGGCAGGTATGGTTCCATCTTTTGATTCATTAGATCAAATTGGTTCTGAATTAAATGTTGAAGTTTCTCAAGGTGTTTTAATAAATTATAACAAAAATGCAGTAGATTTATTAGAAGGTAACGGAACTAATATAATGAGTACATTAAACAAAATTATAACTAATCTTGGAACGGGTGGAGACCAATCTGTAATAACTGGAGAGTGTATTGGAGAAGTGGATGATATAATTAAAAACTTACTTCAACATAGAGCGGAAGTTGGAGCTATGCAAAATAGAATGGAATCTGCTCAAGATAAAAATGAATCTGAAAATTTAGATATGACAGATATTTTATCAAAAACTGAAGATATAGATTTCACAGAAAAAATGATACAATATTCAATAATGCAAACAGTATATATGGCAGCGCTTCAAACTAGTGCAAAAATACTTCCAGCAACTATATTAGACTATTTATAA